A genome region from Panicum virgatum strain AP13 chromosome 4K, P.virgatum_v5, whole genome shotgun sequence includes the following:
- the LOC120701973 gene encoding BURP domain-containing protein 10-like, translating into MGSKINLYIDRAAALHSAFPHRDVANSISMSTENFTNIATMSSPVFVSMARDMWSTLSSCEHPREVVGEQKACTTSLESMHKFVASALGTSSIHAFSTSLDVPEEGIASPSDIYKVAAVRALTAHRATKEPSNTVTCHSMSFPFMLFYCHAVNPTRIYEVMLKKVKNGVVPAVKRRLSVVRALAVCHVNTSGFDPTLNYWVKLGCEAKSSDGPMNTLATDVSSWECNFTVQNMGDQVSIWTEASGAAVARVRDTV; encoded by the exons ATGGGGTCCAAGAtcaacctctacatcgaccggGCAGCCGCCTTGCACAGCGCTTTCCCTCATCGTGATGTCGCCAATTCAATCTCGATGTCCACAGAGAACTTTACTAACATCGCCACCATGTCCTCGCCAGTGTTTGTCTCCATGGCCCGTGATATGTGGTCCACGCTAAGCTCGTGTGAGCACCCCCGCGAGGTGGTGGGTGAGCAAAAGGCATGCACTACATCCTTGGAGTCCATGCACAAGTTCGTAGCATCGGCACTAGGAACAAGCAGCATCCATGCCTTCTCCACATCCCTCGATGTGCCAGAGGAGGGCATTGCCTCACCGTCGGACATTTACAAGGTGGCGGCAGTGCGTGCTCTAACCGCCCATAGAGCTACCAAGGAACCATCCAACACCGTGACGTGCCACAGCATGAGCTTCCCATTCATGTTGTTCTATTGTCATGCCGTCAACCCGACAAGGATCTATGAGGTCATGTTGAAGAAGGTTAAGAATGGTGTTGTCCCTGCTGTGAAGAGAAGGTTGTCGGTGGTCCGAGCACTAGCAGTATGCCACGTGAACACTTCGGGGTTTGACCCCACATTGAATTACTGGGTGAAGCTTG GCTGCGAGGCCAAGTCCAGTGACGGGCCCATGAACACACTCGCCACTGACGTCTCATCTTGGGAGTGCAACTTCACGGTGCAGAACATGGGCGACCAAGTGAGCATCTGGACGGAGGCCTCCGGTGCTGCCGTCGCGCGGGTTAGGGACACGGTCTAG